The Candidatus Methanomethylicota archaeon genome window below encodes:
- a CDS encoding ABC transporter permease encodes MANLFVVASKEFSDIIKGKRFIILLAVFILLMTAAVANTYISATQGMATRPGLPMGFLRLVASGLTTMMSYFAPILGIALGVDAISGEREKGTLKMVLAQPIYRDTFIYGKFLGTLLAISLAIFATSLIEVSGCIIALGITPTSDDAIRLILFILFSILYTMAYYGIAILISTLSKKTTVSVIAGVMIWATFTFIIPIVASLIAYSTVTIRIQPGQNITRIRPGENMTAEARQIMEALRARTSIMETINMFTPNYHFTRIAQYILQAFVTIGITEFRPGGGATLTTRPVTIMESLTSSWPNILVLALLTIATFIISSAIFTKQEARE; translated from the coding sequence ATGGCTAACCTCTTCGTTGTTGCATCAAAAGAATTCTCAGACATTATAAAGGGTAAGAGGTTCATTATCCTACTAGCAGTCTTCATACTATTAATGACTGCCGCAGTGGCAAACACATATATTTCAGCAACTCAGGGGATGGCAACTCGACCAGGATTACCAATGGGCTTCCTCCGCTTAGTAGCCTCCGGCTTAACCACCATGATGTCATACTTCGCACCCATACTAGGCATAGCCCTAGGCGTAGACGCAATATCAGGGGAAAGGGAGAAGGGCACCTTAAAAATGGTCCTCGCACAACCCATCTACAGAGACACCTTCATATACGGAAAGTTCCTCGGAACCCTCCTAGCAATCTCACTGGCTATATTCGCAACTTCACTCATAGAAGTTAGCGGATGCATAATAGCACTCGGAATAACCCCAACAAGCGACGATGCCATCAGACTCATACTATTCATACTATTCTCCATACTATACACAATGGCCTACTATGGCATAGCAATACTAATATCCACACTATCAAAGAAAACCACAGTCAGCGTGATCGCTGGAGTCATGATATGGGCAACATTCACATTCATAATCCCCATAGTAGCCTCCCTAATAGCCTATTCCACAGTAACCATCAGAATCCAGCCAGGCCAAAACATCACTAGAATCAGACCAGGCGAAAACATGACAGCAGAAGCCCGACAAATAATGGAAGCACTCCGTGCACGCACATCCATCATGGAAACAATAAACATGTTCACACCAAACTACCACTTCACAAGAATAGCCCAATACATCCTACAAGCCTTCGTAACCATAGGGATTACAGAATTTAGACCAGGAGGCGGAGCAACCCTAACCACACGGCCAGTCACAATAATGGAAAGCCTAACATCAAGCTGGCCAAACATACTCGTACTAGCACTACTAACAATAGC